In Coregonus clupeaformis isolate EN_2021a chromosome 7, ASM2061545v1, whole genome shotgun sequence, one genomic interval encodes:
- the LOC123491282 gene encoding zinc finger protein 180-like, translating into MYNTSCGHQDRASPSPSTLPESPGHNSPGSTLLLGEKPYPCLDCGKSFVSAGALTIHQRVHTGEKPYSCDQCGKSFNQSSNLTIHQRVHTGEKPFTCDQCGKTFNQSVHLTKHKLTHTGVKPYRCDQCGKSFASFALASTLITHQRTHTGEKPYSCDQCGKSFAVVSSLIRHYRTHTGRTHTGEKPYNCDYCGKSFSQSVNRNIHQRTHTGEKPYICEHCGKGFAQSGSLNSHQRTHTGEKPYV; encoded by the exons ATGTACAATACTTCCTGCGGTCACCAGGACAGAGCTAGCCCGTCCCCCTCCACCCTGCCAGAGTCCCCTGGTCACAACTCTCCCGGTAGcaccttactgctgg gggagaagccttaccccTGCCTTGATTGTGGGAAAAGCTTTGTTAGTGCAGGAGCCCTAACCATACACCAGCgtgtacacactggagagaagccttatagctgtgatcagtgtggaaagagcttcAATCAGTCAAGCAACTTGACCATACACCAGCgtgtacacactggagagaagccttttacctgtgatcagtgtgggaagaccTTCAATCAGTCAGTCCACCTGACAAAACACAAGCTAACACACACTGGAGTGAAGCCTTAtcgctgtgatcagtgtggaaagagctttGCT AGCTTTGCTCTAGCATCCACCCTGATTACACACcagcgaacacacactggagaaaagccttatagctgtgatcagtgtgggaagagctttgctgtAGTTTCCTCCCTGATTAGACACTATCGAACGCACACTGGA cgaacacacacaggagagaagccttacaacTGTGATTATTGTGGAAAGAGCTTTTCTCAATCAGTAAACCGGAATATACACCagcgaacacacacaggagagaaaccctaCATCTGTGAACATTGTGGAAAGGGCTTTGCTCAATCAGGGAGCCTGAATTCACACcagcgaacacacactggagagaaaccctaT GTATGA